From bacterium:
CTGCGACGGCATCAACTCCGAGGGGCTCGTGGTTGCCATGCTCGCGGACGACGAGTCGGCGGCCCAGTATCCCGGTCCGCCTGTCACCAAGGTCGGGGTGGGTCTCCATCCGCTTCAGACCACGCGCATGCTTCTCGACACCTGCTCCACCGTCGAGGAGGCCAAGCGGCAGCTGCTCATGACCAAGACCTACGCGTTCATGATTCCCGCGCACTTCATGATCGCCGACCGCCACGGCAACTCGTTCGTGTGGGAGTGGGCCTTCAAGCAACACACTGAGCACATCGTAGAGGGCGGAGGCGGCATTCAGCTCGTCACCAACCATCTGCTGCACGAGCCCGCGCCGGCCGAGGTCTCGGTCGAGGCCGACCCGGGGTGGACCCGCACCCGGCTGGCGAGGCTGACCGAGGCTGTTACCGGCCTTGGCGACGGCATCACATCGGGCCATCTGAGGGATACCCATGCCACCGTCCGCTTCACGACTGCGTTCGCCCGTGAAATGACGGGAGATCCGGAGGCGGACACCGTGGGACGCACGATCTGGCACGCTGTCTACGATATCGACGCCCGCACCCTCGACGTGTCGTTCTACCTGGGTGATAACGAAGACGGCACCGACCGGCGGTCGGAGTATCAGACCTTCCAACTGAGGGTGTAGGAGGAACCTGGAGGCGGCATGGAAGAACTGGATAGCCGAGGCAATGACCGCTCGGGGCAAGCCGACATCGAGACAGAAGAACTGATCGAAAAGGTCGCGCACGAGCTGGGTGGGAACGCTCGGGCAGACGTCGTGTTTGGCAAGCCGGTGGAACGTGACGACGTCACCGTAATCCCTGTGGCGGTTGCGAGCCTAGGACTGGGGGATGGGCGTGGCCTTGGAAAGGGGTCTCAAGAAGGGGCCGGTATCGGCGCAGGAATGCGGGTATCGCCTGTGGGCTACATCGAAGCGGGTCAGGGAAGGGTGCGCTTTCGTCGCATTCTTCCCACGTGGGCGTTCGTCTCGATCGCCCTGGGAATCGGCGCCTTCGCCGGGCTGCTGTTGTTTGGTGGCCGACGCGAGTCCTGATGACTCAGCCGGTAACCACACCCTGCGAGGCCGAGGTCTTTGCTCGCGGGCGCGGCCGCCGGTGTTGCCTGAGATCCAATCAACGGCGAGCACCGCGCGTCTCAGCCAGATACGCGCAGCCCCAGCCCAGGACGAGCAGGATCATGATCTCGCTGGCGAGCGTGATGGCCATCGGCTGGGTGGCGAACTCCTGCATTCTCGCGGGGCTCAGGCCAAAGAGCGGCGTGCCCAGCACACCGCACAAGCCCCAGGCGGCCATGAAGTAGAAGACATGACTCGCCATGCGGAGATCGGCCGCGGCTCGTTCCCGCGCGGAGAGATCCGGCCGGAGCCTCGCCCATCGCCAGGACAGGCCGATGAAGAACAGGAGAATGAGACTTCCACCGACACCGAACAGGAACGGGTGGATCGTCGGGACGACCCACAGCGCCAGCCATGCGATCACGGCCAGACCCGTGACCGAAAGAGCCAGCAGCCACCTTCTGCCCAGCCCGGCGGCAAGAGCCGCGCCCACCGCAACGACCACAGCACCAACGATCCCCGACGTAGTCCACAAGATCGTCATGCCCAGTCCGTAGGCACTGCCGTCCACGCCGACGGGCCCCGTCTCCCTGTACGCCGGTACGTACCACCAGGACATCGCCCAGCTCACCACCACCAGATAGGCGGTGCCGATCCCGAGGATTGCGAAGTCGGCAGTGCGGCGGTTCATTGTGTCCCGTCCATTCCGTGTCTCTCGGTCCTGTCGCTCTCTGCCCAAACCGAGCTCACAGTCCACGGTCCCGCCGCTCGGAACGGCCGGCGAGGCTTCAGATTCCAAGGGCCGGCACGATCGAAAAACTCATCGTGGGCACGATGCCCCACAGTCTACAGGCCGTTGGTGTCAACAGGGGGCCGAAGCCCTGGAAAACACCCCGTGATCGGTGGTTGCTGGTCGTGGCTCGGCACGCGTGAAGGACCGAGCGACCAGGGAATCGGCCGTCTCGGCATCGTTGGCCACCTGGCTCAGGCCGAGAGAGATCGCCGTCCAATTCTCTCAATCGCCTCCTGCACTTCGGGAGTCTGTGAGCTGATCCGGGTCTCTGCGTCCCTCTTGAACCGAAAATCGCAGTGGCTACAGCCATCTGCCAAGGTCTGTGTTCTGGTGAGGCCCCAGCCAAGAGCGTCGCTAAGCGCGATGTCCGACATGCACACATAGGGCGCGAACTCCTCCGCCCCCAGCTTCTTCGCCAGTTCCAAGTTCCCGCATCGGACATGGTCAACGCCGATATCGAAGGCCCTCCCGTCGCCTGTTAGGTAGCAGATCTCAAAGTCGCCGAGGCGCATGTGTTTCTTGCCCTCTTCCCGTCATACTGCGGGATCTTTCGGGAGGAACACGTCGAACCGACGGCCCCTGGGTCCTTCCAACCAGTGCCGCCGCTTGGAATCGAACCTTACTCTCGCCCTTCGAGGCTCGGGCCCGGTTCCTCGAAGGAACCACCGCGAGGCCAGACTCACCTGCCCCGGTGCTCGCGGAAGAGCTGACGGAGTAGCTGGTCGGCGCGCTGATCAGCCCCCGAAGAGATCTTGATTCCGTGGCTCGACCGCAAGCTCGCGACAGCGGATTCCATCTTCACTCTTCAGAAGTGGAGTCGTCCGCCGCAGCTGCGAGTCCTCGCGTCTATCGCCCACGCTGTCCCGAGCGCACGGTCCTTTACCGGCCCCCCGCCCTGCACTTCGAGCACTTCGTCCAGGTGAATGAGGAGCGTTTCCGCCAGCTCGATTCCGCGGACTACCAGGAGCGGGGATCGGACCCGCGCTGGCAGATCTCTGCTTGCCAACCCGTTTGGGTAGGTTACGAATACCCATTGGGGTGGGGTGGCACCCCCCACTTCCTGCTAGTTTTCAGCCGCTTCGATCACAGATCCGGGTGAACCGTCTCTAACCGGACCGGGTCGGCCTCCCCGCGAGGGCTCGGCTCAAATGGATCAAGGGCGGTTCCTACCTCTTGACTCGCAGGAGTACGGGCATGGCGGACGACAATTCACAGGGACGCTTTGAGGCCATCGCGGTCGGTCTGCTGTTCATGGTGCTGGCAGTCGCCATGGTCGCTCTCGGTTCTCGCGATTGGCTGCCGGAGCTGGCGTCGAGACATGGCGCCGGCGTCGACAAGATGTTGGTCTATCTCCTGGTGACTACGGGGGCCATGTTCCTGGTCGGCCATTTCGTGCTGGGATTTTTTGTCTGGCGTTATACACGGGGTGGTGGGGTACAGAACCGGATGGCGAGCCCGAAGATGGAGCGGAATTGGTCGATCGCCCTCGGACTTCTGATGACCCTGGTCGCAGAAGGCGGCGTTCTGGCGATCGGAATGCCGACGTGGACCGAGTACTTCGCCAGCGCACCGCCCGGCGATGCGCTGACGGTAGAGGTGACCCCGGAGCAGTTCGCCTGGAACGTGCGCTATCCGGGCGCTGACGGCGTCTTCGGCGAGACGGACTCGAGCTTGATCGAGCTCAACAACCCGATAGGAGTCGACCCCGAAGATCCCCGAGGTAAGGACGACTACACGGCGATCAACCAGATTCACGTGCCGGTGGGGCGCCCGGTCCGGGTGCGCTTGCGGTCCAAGGACGTGATCCACAGCTTCTTTCTGCCCCAGTTCCGGGTCAAGCAGGACGCGGTGCCGGGGATGACGATCGAGGTCTGGTTCGTGCCCACCAAGACCGGCAGATATGAGCTTCCTTGTACCGAGCTCTGCGGTCTCGGCCACTACCGAATGAAGGGCTTCTTCAACGTCCTGACCGCCGAGGACTTCGAGACCTGGAAGAGCGAGACGTTTGCAGCCGAGGAGGTCGGATGACGGACAAGGAACTCGGCTTCGTTCGCCGCTACATCTTCTCGACCGATCACAAGATCATCGGCATCCAGTACATCCTCACCGGCTTTCTGATGGCGCTGGTGGGCGGCGCGCTCGCCATGATGATGCGCATGCAGATCGCCTGGCCGGGGCGGCAGTGGGGCTTTCTCGAGGCGCTCTTTCCCAACGGTATGGCCGGCGGGATCATGACGCCGGAGTTCTACATCTCGCTGGTCACCATGCACGGAACCATCATGGTGTTCTTCTTCATCTCCTATGTCTTGGTGAGCGGCTTCGGCAACTACCTGATTCCGGTCCAGATCGGTGCCCGGGACATGGCGTTTCCGTTCCTGAACATGCTCTCCTACTGGCTGGCCGCGCTCAGCGCTCTGGTCATGCTGGCGTCGTTCTTCGCGCCGGGAGGGGCGGCCGCGGCCGGATGGACCGCCTATCCACCGCTTTCCGCGATCGCGAGCGCGGTGCCCGGCTCGGGGCTGGGGCAGACGCTATGGCTGCTGGCAATGGCGCTCTTCATCTTCTCGTTCACGTTGAGTGGGCTCAACTACATCGCCACCATCCTGTCGATGCGAGCGCCCGGAATGTCGATGTGGCGTCTGCCGCTCACCGTCTGGTCATACTTCGTCTCCGCCGTGGTTGGCGTTCTGGCGTTTCCGCCGCTCACGGCGGCGGCGATCATGCTCCTCTTCGACCGGCATTTCGGGACCAGCTTCTTCCTCCCGGACGGCCTCGTGGTGGCGGGTGAGCACCTCCCACATCAGGGCGGAACGCCGCTTCTCTGGCAGCATCTCTTCTGGTTTCTGGGCCACCCGGAGGTCTATGTGCTCATCCTGCCGGCGCTGGGTGTCGTCTTCGACATTCTGCCGGCCTTCACCCGTAAGCCGGTCTTCGGCTACCGGATGACCGCCTGGTGTTACCTCGCGATCGGCGCGCTCGGCATGATCGTCTGGGGTCACCATATGTTCGTGAGTGGCATGAACCCGTACTCGGGAGAGTACTTTTCGATCATGACCATGGTGATCACCATCCCGTCGGCAATCATCGGCGTCAACATGCTGGGAAGTGTCTGGGGAGGCTCGATTCGGCTCAAGACGCCGATGCTCTTCGCCCTGGGTCTGATCGCTTTCTTCGGCACCGGCGGCTTCGGCGGGATTTTCCTGGGTAACGCAACCGCCGACATTCAACTCCACGACACCTACTTCGTGGTCGGCCATTTCCATTTCATGATCGGTGGCGTCACGCTGCTCGGTACCTACGCGGCCATCTATTTCTGGTTTCCCAAGATGTTCGGCCGGATGATGAACGAGACCCTGGGCAAGATCCATTTCTGGGCGACGATCGTCGCCTTCTATTCGATCTTTCTGACCCAGCACTTCATCGGCCTGGCCGGAACGCCGCGGCGCTACTACGCCTTCATCGACTACGAGTTTCTGGCGCCGATGCGCGGCATGCAGACCTTCGTGACGTTCGCCGCCTTCGTCATGGGCGCAGCGCAGCTCCTCTTCGCGGTCAACTTCTGCTGGAGTCTGCTGAAAGGCAGGAAGGCCGGAGTGAACCCTTGGCGGGCGACGACGCTCGAGTGGACCCTACCTTCGCCGCCGCCGCACGGTAACTGGACCGGCGAACTGCCCACGGTGGAGAGGTGGGCCTACGAATACAGCGCCGATGAGGCCGAAGAAGATTTCACCGGCCAAACGGTCGATGCCAGCAGCGTACCGGTAACGTTCTAGGAGCTGGAACGTGTCGACTCGAACCTCTACCTGGAACATCTACCCGGCTCAGCTGGG
This genomic window contains:
- a CDS encoding linear amide C-N hydrolase yields the protein MDGVQEMVIAGGPDDYLEARHVVLRGTNRDIGRAIGNIARSAFDSQPLGPTNPTRAQESRRYIHEHYPIHEQRILGAAEAYGVAEEDATFVGLPYLMPPLPGCSVAFVPPTRTANGGGLVSRNLDFPLEFGAAPPDADRLAGSEAPKGVKTASRPYLFEVHPDQGYPSLYFSLYDLFACCDGINSEGLVVAMLADDESAAQYPGPPVTKVGVGLHPLQTTRMLLDTCSTVEEAKRQLLMTKTYAFMIPAHFMIADRHGNSFVWEWAFKQHTEHIVEGGGGIQLVTNHLLHEPAPAEVSVEADPGWTRTRLARLTEAVTGLGDGITSGHLRDTHATVRFTTAFAREMTGDPEADTVGRTIWHAVYDIDARTLDVSFYLGDNEDGTDRRSEYQTFQLRV
- a CDS encoding cytochrome-c oxidase — encoded protein: MADDNSQGRFEAIAVGLLFMVLAVAMVALGSRDWLPELASRHGAGVDKMLVYLLVTTGAMFLVGHFVLGFFVWRYTRGGGVQNRMASPKMERNWSIALGLLMTLVAEGGVLAIGMPTWTEYFASAPPGDALTVEVTPEQFAWNVRYPGADGVFGETDSSLIELNNPIGVDPEDPRGKDDYTAINQIHVPVGRPVRVRLRSKDVIHSFFLPQFRVKQDAVPGMTIEVWFVPTKTGRYELPCTELCGLGHYRMKGFFNVLTAEDFETWKSETFAAEEVG
- a CDS encoding cytochrome c oxidase subunit I; its protein translation is MTDKELGFVRRYIFSTDHKIIGIQYILTGFLMALVGGALAMMMRMQIAWPGRQWGFLEALFPNGMAGGIMTPEFYISLVTMHGTIMVFFFISYVLVSGFGNYLIPVQIGARDMAFPFLNMLSYWLAALSALVMLASFFAPGGAAAAGWTAYPPLSAIASAVPGSGLGQTLWLLAMALFIFSFTLSGLNYIATILSMRAPGMSMWRLPLTVWSYFVSAVVGVLAFPPLTAAAIMLLFDRHFGTSFFLPDGLVVAGEHLPHQGGTPLLWQHLFWFLGHPEVYVLILPALGVVFDILPAFTRKPVFGYRMTAWCYLAIGALGMIVWGHHMFVSGMNPYSGEYFSIMTMVITIPSAIIGVNMLGSVWGGSIRLKTPMLFALGLIAFFGTGGFGGIFLGNATADIQLHDTYFVVGHFHFMIGGVTLLGTYAAIYFWFPKMFGRMMNETLGKIHFWATIVAFYSIFLTQHFIGLAGTPRRYYAFIDYEFLAPMRGMQTFVTFAAFVMGAAQLLFAVNFCWSLLKGRKAGVNPWRATTLEWTLPSPPPHGNWTGELPTVERWAYEYSADEAEEDFTGQTVDASSVPVTF
- a CDS encoding L-2-amino-thiazoline-4-carboxylic acid hydrolase, encoding MRLGDFEICYLTGDGRAFDIGVDHVRCGNLELAKKLGAEEFAPYVCMSDIALSDALGWGLTRTQTLADGCSHCDFRFKRDAETRISSQTPEVQEAIERIGRRSLSA